The Trichoderma atroviride chromosome 5, complete sequence genome contains a region encoding:
- a CDS encoding uncharacterized protein (EggNog:ENOG41): protein MSSFQLFPLLPLEIRSNIYLLATPPRIVHLHQQVENFEDFGKRLPHITIAERNLRPDVDYSSFRYLLLQASAILRRQRRRFFKQTKLEAYGFTSNKRAQFSWEFESIVPFEVLMQIPTLAFHLYRRETISCQAAIPPLLHTCSESRSFLIRYGYQLAFPSTAPGPQT, encoded by the coding sequence ATGTCCTCATTTCAACTGTTCCCTCTGCTGCCCCTAGAAATCCGCTCCAATATATACCTTCTTGCCACACCGCCTCGGattgtccatctccatcaacaaGTCGAGAATTTTGAAGATTTCGGCAAGAGACTACCGCACATTACAATCGCGGAGCGTAATCTGCGCCCGGATGTTGATTATTCTTCCTTCCGTTatctccttctccaagcaTCGGCCATTCTCCGTCGTCAAAGACGAAGATTCTTCAAGCAGACCAAGCTCGAAGCTTACGGATTCACCAGCAATAAGCGGGCGCAATTCTCTTGGGAGTTTGAATCCATCGTCCCATTTGAGGTGCTCATGCAAATCCCCACACTGGCATTTCACCTGTACCGAAGAGAGACCATCTCCTGCCAAGCAGCCATTCCGCCGCTTCTCCATACTTGCTCCGAGTCACGTTCATTTCTCATCAGGTACGGCTATCAGCTTGCGTTTCCTTCCACAGCCCCAGGCCCGCAAACGTAG
- a CDS encoding uncharacterized protein (EggNog:ENOG41), which translates to MPPSQPTAAPIPHIHMLCINDAHSAALRAALAAHGLSSLAITHHNCALSFVEARFDLIVSPANSYGRLDGGFDDAISRSFSPRDDYLALTRAVQARLYSDWRGFAPPGTCTLLRIPDEFHQRSRNAWGTKYLALCPLMRVPSSADWDREVVYECTWSLLCAIDRHNRSARQQDEIQSLLMVPMATGVGAVSPAKWAGQTVLALKHYIDAVEHEAKWSALEPSEIAEYAGDVEKTWRS; encoded by the coding sequence atgccgcCATCGCAGCCAACCGCCGCGCCCATCCCGCACATCCACATGCTGTGCATCAACGACGCCCACAGCGCCGCCCTGCGCGCCGCCCTCGCGGCCCACGGCCTGTCGTCGCTCGCAATCACGCACCACAACTGCGCGCTGTCCTTTGTCGAGGCCCGGTTCGACCTCATCGTGTCGCCGGCCAACTCGTACGGCCGGCTGGACGGCGGCTTCGACGACGCAATCTCGCGCTCCTTCTCGCCGCGCGACGACTACCTGGCCCTCACCAGGGCCGTCCAGGCGCGGCTGTACAGCGACTGGCGTGGCTTTGCGCCGCCGGGCACCTGCACGCTGCTGCGCATCCCCGACGAGTTCCACCAGCGCTCGCGCAACGCCTGGGGCACCAAGTACCTGGCGCTGTGCCCGCTGATGCGCGTGCCGTCCAGCGCCGACTGGGACCGCGAGGTCGTCTACGAGTGCACCTGGAGCCTGCTGTGCGCCATCGACAGGCACAACCGCAGTGCGCGGCAGCAGGACGAGATCCAGAGCCTGCTCATGGTGCCCATGGCCACGGGCGTTGGGGCCGTGAGTCCGGCCAAGTGGGCGGGCCAGACGGTGCTTGCGCTCAAGCACTACATTGACGCGGTGGAACACGAGGCGAAATGGAGCGCGCTTGAGCCGAGTGAGATTGCCGAATATGCGGGCGACGTTGAGAAGACGTGGAGGTCTTAG
- a CDS encoding uncharacterized protein (EggNog:ENOG41): MSPKLSFLDLPSELRNAIYLHYVTVEKGYVFNFETGKLAALGSDGKMQPIDHALKFTCKTVAEEMMGLDLQVNSINFSTGYSDQWRVNAARFHNMQAYFNYAAVSMLQGPRPTSEDDDGDGNADQRDPRETQEENSIGEIVSNHVQDHGHGHDRHQEQEQEQDEDDDQDGDEEDDEDQDEDQDEDENSSEQVLLPTCCTDAIVEEVAQRYPDFKPILEIIMLGTDVTTQGRHFGLVPTFKRQAVLYTLELALQQELIPEDWYDHMFHRPRQLFALQKRLPPWLCCLTEYEFFDVIRQSVTTCFTKRQYEDYWDKPHISGFGRREYTQGKYRFSAAALAIRFLSRLPVGLRMHLRKIRLHEDSVSVAYPETHAQGLIKFCIENPKLRIERHLDLWRNVFQSLSCTDEVESFNFILEKSWITDTTDSDRGPGLWSLTLTDKVALWMMEALALLPLGMPKESFTLVLDGGEAPEKCSEIFQQIIQRDAAWQAAWEIVAANEFAEESFLNKRTHSCYRMDGFPEAMRCMENNLHGFIQCTFDLRPSIWDVEKETEKFRHLTLGQSHALPVDNQIFLQPPEPLPSWRDLLAENILPEFFGEQEIVEGEVDYDRYLEGSDDEETEDDESQPDVSDENYAKVMKQRDDLLMERLAQGFMFFNLADPASDSDSDSDSY; encoded by the exons ATGTCTCCAAAGCTCTCGTTTCTCGATCTCCCCTCCGAGCTTCGCAATGCGATCTACCTGCATTATGTCACCGTAGAAAAAGGCTACGTGTTCAACTTTGAAACAGGAAAACTGGCCGCTCTCGGAAGCGACGGAAAAATGCAGCCAATCGACCACGCTCTCAAGTTTACATGCAAAACAGTCgcagaggagatgatgggcCTCGATTTGCAAGTAAATTCCATCAATTTTTCTACTGGCTACTCCGACCAATGGCGCGTCAATGCGGCCCGATTCCACAATATGCAGGCCTATTTCAATTATGCGGCGGTCAGTATGCTACAAGGGCCACGACCAACTtcggaggatgatgatggcgatggcaatGCCGACCAGAGAGATCCAAGGGAGACTCAAGAAGAGAATTCTATTGGCGAAATAGTCAGTAATCACGTCCAGgaccacggccacggccacgatcgtcatcaagaacaagaacaggaacaagacgaagatgatgaccaagatggggatgaagaagatgatgaagatcaGGACGAAGATcaggatgaggacgagaaCTCAAGCGAGCAAGTCCTCCTCCCTACTTGCTGTACAGATGCCATAGTGGAAGAAGTAGCACAACGATATCCCGACTTTAAGCCCATCCTCGAGATTATCATGCTGGGTACAGATGTCACTACCCAAGGTCGTCACTTTGGCTTGGTGCCGACATTTAAACGACAAGCAGTTCTATATACACTAGAGCTCGCATTGCAGCAGGAGTTGATTCCAGAAGATTGGTATGATCATATGTTTCATCGCCCCAGACAATTATTCGCCTTACAAAAACGTTTACCGCCTTGGCTCTGTTGTCTAACCGAATATGAATTTTTCGATGTGATACGCCAGTCTGTCACTACTTGCTTTACTAAGAGGCAATATGAGGATTACTGGGATAAGCCTCATATAAGCGGATTCGGACGTCGCGAATATACGCAAGGCAAATATCGCTTCTCCGCAGCGGCGCTGGCTATAAGATTTCTATCAAGGCTCCCTGTCGGCTTGCGAATGCATTTGCGGAAGATTCGCTTGCATGAAGATTCGGTGAGCGTAGCTTATCCGGAAACACATGCCCAGGGGCTTATCAAGTTTTGCATTGAAAACCCAAAACTTCGCATAGAACGTCATCTTGATTTGTGGAGAAATGTTTTCCAATCGTTGTCATGTACAGATGAAGTGGAGTCTTTCAACTTCATattggagaagagctggataACTGACACCACCGATAGCGATAGAGGCCCCGGACTGTGGTCTCTGACGCTTACAGACAAAGTTGCTCTCTGGATGATGGAAGCTTTGGCTCTTCTCCCACTCGGCATGCCCAAAGAATCTTTCACATTGGTCTTGGATGGAGGAGAGGCACCCGAAAAGTGCTCAGAGATTTTTCAGCAAATCATCCAACGTGATGCTGCGTGGCAAGCCGCATGGGAAATCGTGGCAGCCAATGAGTTTGCAGAGGAATCTTTCTTAAACAAGAGGACTCATAGCTGCT ACAGAATGGACGGCTTTCCAGAAGCGATGAGATGCATGGAGAACAACCTCCACGGATTCATCCAATGTACATTTGACCTGCGTCCAAGTATCTGGgatgttgaaaaagaaactgAAAAGTTCCGTCATCTAACACTGGGACAATCTCATGCGCTGCCTGTGGATAACCAGATATTTTTACAACCGCCGGAACCGCTACCGAGTTGGCGAGATCTTCTCGCTGAGAATATACTGCCAGAATTCTTTGGTGAACAAGAAATCGTCGAAGGCGAAGTTGATTATGATCGATACTTGGAGggcagcgacgatgaagagacaGAGGACGATGAGTCGCAGCCGGATGTAAGCGACGAAAATTATGCGAAGGTCATGAAACAGAGAGACGATTTGTTGATGGAACGGTTGGCTCAAGGCTTTATGTTTTTCAACCTCGCTGACCCTGCTtccgactccgactccgactccgactccTACTAA
- a CDS encoding uncharacterized protein (EggNog:ENOG41~SECRETED:SignalP(1-16)~MEROPS:MER0001321) — protein MKYSTVLLAAAGLAAAAPSNVSPKYGRRNGAHSLPNQRNTKYPQYSSNWAGAVQIGKGFNKVTGTITVPRASGGSNAAASAWVGIDGDTCQSAILQTGVSFYGDGSFDAWYEWIPDYSYSFSGFSLKVGDEIRMTVDASSKTTGVATLENLTTGKSVSHTFTNTPSTLCETNAEWIVEDFEEGSQLVPFANFGKVTFSNATASGSSGTITPSGSTIIDIESSSGKVLTDCSASSSGVTCSYTG, from the coding sequence ATGAAGTACTCCACAGTTCTCCTTGCCGCCGCTggccttgccgccgccgctcccTCAAACGTCTCCCCCAAGTATGGCCGCCGCAACGGCGCTCACTCTCTTCCCAACCAGAGGAACACAAAGTACCCCCAGTACTCTTCCAACTGGGCCGGTGCCGTCCAGATCGGCAAGGGCTTCAACAAGGTCACCGGCACCATCACAGTCCCCCGTGCCTCGGGTGGTTCCAACGCCGCGGCCTCTGCATGGGTGGGAATTGACGGAGACACATGCCAAAGTGCCATTCTCCAGACTGGTGTCTCCTTCTACGGCGACGGCAGCTTCGATGCTTGGTACGAGTGGATTCCCGACTACTCCTACAGCTTCTCCGGCTTCTCCCTCAAGGTCGGCGACGAGATCCGCATGACTGTCGATGCCTCGTCCAAGACCACCGGCGTTGCCACCCTTGAGAACCTGACGACCGGAAAGTCCGTTTCCCACACCTTCACCAACACGCCCTCGACCCTTTGCGAGACCAATGCCGAGTGGATCGTCGAGGACTTTGAGGAGGGCAGCCAGCTCGTTCCCTTTGCCAACTTTGGCAAGGTCACCTTCTCCAACGCCACTGCTTCTGGCTCCTCTGGCACCATCACCCCCAGCGGCTCCACCATCATTGATATCGAGAGCTCTTCGGGCAAGGTCCTGACTGACTgctccgccagcagcagcggcgttACCTGCAGCTACACCGGTTAA
- a CDS encoding uncharacterized protein (EggNog:ENOG41), with amino-acid sequence MGNIYRQADRVIFRLGLGSKWTDVFMDSLQWLQSESLKHVCKDWSRQDSRWEKLWASYRPPSGECHVDLVKSQCQGLQEILDEPWFRRVWILQEVALAKAGIISCGTKSVSARLFNLTPLLLGATPNAHCQFVLDIMPSQWKESTWWSGNRTFRKLLLKFGRSEASEPLDLVYALRGMASDFTGGYGKWHTLFPNYEKRQDQLAQDVIKHLYRNYLDLFQWQPLLSMRELINIIPKLEVDICRSLLEESRTHGDLKKLLQRPELPGQEMMKAAAQYDKSGKVVRELLRYRGEKYKIEEDVLVFAATNLTSAKQAFEIFLGHQNQLIINEKMLIAAAEVSGSGHLVMGFILSLETPDYKITPVLEAVARNRSGYSRAEIIRVLLQQKNNSNNTISELLTAAANIQCYGPCILKNFVPEKPDFKIAEYAIIAAMKDWRGGVDCLRVILRYCPSYITITRGIIQAASNSPDKCSTAIALLLHNPAVHDQLSKEGPFSAMTPIINQALVQHLDFDKILSQDSIHEFSARNRKSKLESLVREMGEDQDFFDKDVISSVKLYGIRVVEDLFIFRRKEAMINNTCIQHFLNEFKAEVKNSCDMNIRYSFQRKDILDTANEQKRVIWSDGTLSKEIEEIRYPNLRDIYRKYPFRQRDKDQRYPFQQRNEDEKYANKVDTSDTSLFISEEERRYWGPWIQSDEGYDERRVKHLEVFITTIFKAGDDKQRVAYLETSVATTLKAADVEQRVTYLESSIAAVLKAANGERGVEHLEVFITTILKSEDDKCRVEYSETSVATILRAADVK; translated from the exons ATGGGCAACATCTACAGGCAAGCCGACCGTGTGATTTTCCGTCTGGGCCTGGGGTCAAAATGGACAGATGTCTTTATGGACAGTCTACAGTGGCTGCAGAGCGAGAGCTTAAAGCATGTATGCAAAGACTGGTCACGCCAGGACAGCCGCTGGGAAAAGCTTTGGGCCTCTTACCGCCCGCCATCGGGGGAATGTCATGTTGACCTTGTCAAGTCACAGTGCCAAGGTTTGCAGGAGATTCTGGACGAACCGTGGTTTCGCAGGGTTTGGATCTTACAAGAGGTGGCACTCGCAAAGGCCGGCATCATCTCTTGTGGTACGAAATCCGTGTCAGCTCGCCTTTTCAATCTTACTCCTCTACTCTTAGGAGCTACTCCTAATGCGCACTGCCAATTTGTACTTGACATCATGCCATCTCAATGGAAGGAGTCTACATGGTGGAGCGGGAACCGAACCTTTCGCAAGCTCCTATTAAAATTTGGGAGAAGTGAAGCTTCAGAACCTCTGGATCTTGTTTATGCGCTACGAGGCATGGCTTCGGACTTTACGGGCGGATACGGCAAATGGCACACCCTTTTTCCGAATTACGAGAAACGTCAGGATCAGCTTGCTCAAGATGTCATTAAGCATTTATACAGAAATTATCTGGACCTCTTTCAGTGGCAGCCATTGCTTTCAATGAGAGAGTTGATCAATATTATACCAAAACTGGAGGTGGATATTTGTAGGTCACTGCTGGAAGAATCGAGGACACACGGGGATTTGAAGAAGTTGCTACAAAGACCTGAATTGCCCGGCCAAGAAATGATGAAAGCTGCAGCACAGTACGACAAAAGTGGCAAGGTCGTTCGGGAATTGCTCCGTTACCGTGGAGAAAAATacaaaatagaagaagacgttTTGGTATTTGCTGCCACGAACTTGACCAGCGCAAAACAAGCATTCGAGATATTTTTGGGCCACCAGAATCAACTCATTATCAACGAAAAGATGCTTATTGCCGCCGCGGAGGTTTCAGGTTCTGGCCATTTAGTAATGGGTTTCATTCTGTCTCTAGAGACCCCGGATTATAAAATCACTCCAGTTTTGGAGGCGGTGGCTAGGAATAGATCTGGATATTCAAGAGCAGAGATCATCAGGGTTTTATTACAGCAAAagaacaacagcaacaacactATATCAGAACTtcttactgctgctgctaatatCCAATGTTACGGTCCCTGCATATTAAAGAATTTTGTTCCAGAGAAGCCTGATTTTAAGATTGCCGAATACGCTATTATAGCTGCCATGAAGGATTGGCGGGGCGGCGTGGATTGCCTCAGAGTAATCCTTCGTTACTGTCCATCATACATTACAATCACTCGAGGCATAATTCAAGCCGCAAGCAATTCGCCTGATAAGTGCTCTACTGCGATTGCACTCCTGCTCCACAATCCAGCTGTGCATGACCAGCTGTCTAAAGAGGGGCCATTTTCTGCGATGACCCCGATCATCAACCAGGCTTTGGTCCAGCACCTCGACTTTGACAAAATTTTATCACAAGACTCTATCCACGAATTTTCAGCGCGCAACCGGAAATCAAAACTTGAAAGCCTTGTCAGGGAAATGGGTGAAGATCAAGACTTTTTTGACAAAGACGTTATTTCATCCGTCAAGCTCTATGGGATAAGAGTGGTTGAAGATCTATTTATATTTCGGCGCAAGGAGGCGATGATCAACAACACATGTATACAGCATTTCCTCAATGAATTCAAAGCAGAAGTGAAAAACTCGTGCGATATGAATATAAGATATTCATTTCAGCGAAAGGATATTCTTGATACAGCCAATGAGCAGAAAAGAGTGATATGGAGCGACGGCACGCTCAGcaaagaaatagaagagaTACGCTATCCAAACTTGAGGGATATATACCGAAAATATCCATTTCGACAAAGAGATAAGGACCAAAGATATCCATTCCAACAAAGAAACGAGGATGAAAAATACGCAAATAAAGTAGATACGAGTGATACGAGTCTGTTTATatctgaagaagagcgacgatATTGGGGCCCTTGGATACAATCAGATGAAG GATATGACGAAAGAAGAGTTAAGCACTTGGAGGTCTTTATTACCACAATTTTTAAGGCAGGAGATGACAAACAAAGAGTTGCATATTTGGAGACCTCTGTTGCCACGACTCTTAAAGCGGCCGATGTCGAACAAAGAGTTACATACTTGGAAAGCTCTATTGCCGCAGTTCTTaaagcagccaatggcgaACGAGGAGTTGAGCACTTGGAGGTCTTTATTACCACGATTCTTAAGTCAGAAGATGATAAATGTAGAGTCGAATACTCTGAAACCTCTGTCGCCACAATTCTTAGAGCAGCCGATGTCAAATGA